The Treponema succinifaciens DSM 2489 region AGGGGCGCTTGAAGACTACAAGGACGGACAGGTTTACACATTTAGCCTTGGAGATGCGGAATACGGTCTTTGCTACGTTAAAATTCTTGACTGGTATCTTGTGCGCCGCATAGACATCGCCTCAGGAATGGCAACCGAAAGTTCTCTTCTTGTAATGCTTGCGATGTTCATAATCGGAATGCTCATCGTCTCCTGCCTGTACACGCTTTTCATATCGCTGATTCTAAAGCCGCTTTTAAAGCTTCGGGAATCCATGAACAAAATCGCAGATGGAGACTTCACCGAAAAATTCAGCTACAAGAAGAACGATGAAATCGGAAGCCTTGCAGGAAGCCTCTCACACATCACGGCGACCGTAAATTCTCTCATAAACGGAATCACGGAAAAGGCGGACTACGTTCACGACACGAACAACCTTCAGCAAAAAAATTTCGACTCTGGAAAGGAAAAGTCCGCGGCAATTGTCCACGAGCTTGAAGGAATGAAAAATTCGGTTTCGGAACAACAGGGAATGATTCAGAGCGCATCCGACAAAATCGAAAAGACAACGGAAAGACTCAAAGGCTTCGGAAGCATAATCAAGACGCAGATTTCTGATATCGAGGAATCCGGCGAGCAGATAAAGCAGCTTTTGGATTCGGTCGAGTCTGTTGACAAAATCAGGAAGTTCACGGTTGAGAACATGGGGCTTCTTTCTTCCGCATCAGAAAAGGGAAATACGCACATCAAGCAGGTTTCGGAAACGATTCAGCAGATTTCAAACGACACAAAAAAACTTCTTGAAACAAACAAGATAATTTCTTCAATTTCAGACCAGACAAATCTTCTTGCAATGAATGCGGCGATTGAAGCGGCTCATGCGGGAAAAGCTGGTGACGGATTCGCGGTTGTCGCGCAGGAAATCAAAAAGCTCTCTGAAAAAACTCATGCGCAATCGGAGAACGTTGCGAAAGTTATCGGCGGAATCATCGACTCTGTTCAGCGTGTTGTGGAAGTTTCCGAAGTTACAAGCCAGATTTTCTCGGACATTGTGAAGCAGGTTTCCGCGGTTGACTCTGACTTCAAGGAAATGTCGGGCATAATAGAAAACGAGAACTCACTGAACATTTCGGTTGCGGAAAAGCTCAAGGCTCTGTCCTCTGGCTCGGCTTCGGTTTCCAGCGGATTTTCAGACATGGAAAAGGACACTTTGAATATCGCCTCTGCAATGGAAAAAGTTACAAGACGCACAATAGAACTTGTAGCAAGTGTTGATGCAAGTTCTGAAAGCGCGCTTGCCATAAACACGCAGCTCAAAGAGGTTTCAAATCTTGCGAACAAATCCGTGGAGCAAATTCAGACACTTGCAGATTCGCTTGAAATATATAAAATAGAAAAATAAGTGCAAGATAAACTGGATGAAATAACGTCAGTTTTATCTACATTGACTTTTTTATGGAGCAAAATAAAAATGAAAAAAATCAAAATTTTTACAGCAGTTATGTCATTTGCAATGCTGGCTTTTTTGGGTTGCAAATCAAAGGACACAAAACAAATTGAAGGCGACTGGAATCTTGTTCAATACAAAATTAACGAAAAGCAAGTGGAATTTTCATGCGCCACAATTTCCCTTTTGCAAGATGAAAACTTGAACATTAAAGTATCTGGTTTTTCAGGCGTAAATTCTTTCTCTGGACTTTACAAGGCAAATGGAAAAAAACTTATCGCAGAGCCGGGATTTATTTCCACAAAAATGATGGGAAGCAAAGAAGACATGGAATTTGAAAGGCTCTTTTTAAATTCCGCAGTTGGAGCTGACAGCTGGAAAACAAAAAAACAGAACGGAAAAATTCTTTTGTGCATTTATAATTCAACGGAAAATTCCGAGCTTATTTTTGCAAAAGCTTCTATAAAAGACGCAACTTGGACATTAACCGCAATTCTAAAGAACAACGGAGTTCAAAGCATAGACGCAGACCAAACAGAACTTCCTACACTCACCTTTAATGAAGAAAATACAGCTTCTGGTTTTTCAGGCGTAAACTATTACACAATGGACTACAATCTTTATGAGGCGGCAAAAAAACTTTCGTTCAAGCCAGGAGCTTCAACCCTGATGGATTCGGGAAGCAAGGAAGCGCAGGAACTTGAGCAGCAGTTTTATATCTACTTAGATCAGACTGCAACTTATTCGCTTTTTGGAAACACACTTACGCTCCGCTCAAAAGACGGAAAAACTCTTTTGGAATTCACAAAGTAATTTTTCAGACAACCATATTTCATTCCTGTGAAATTCAAATGAATGGCACAGGAGTGGCTTTAAGCAAAAATCGTTTTCAAAAATTTCAATAGGGTTTGCTTCCATTTATAAAATGCAGTAAACTGTAGAAATGAATATTTCACCAATAGATAATTTTGAACTTTTATTTCCTGACAATTCAGGCTTTGATAAAACTGATATTCTTTTTTACAGTGGAAAAAATGACTTATGCAGCCTTTACCTTTCCGCGGAAAATAAACGCAACAGACTTTTCGTTACCGACACAAACATCGCTCCTTTATGCACAGATTTTATTTCACATTTTACAGATGAAAATGCAGACAACATAAAAGCTCCTTCTATTTTCAAGAAAGGAAACGACACGCTTTGCATTCTCGGCGCAGGAGAAAAATACAAGACAATAGAAAATGTCCTTGAAATTGTGAGAGCGGCTTTAAACTCGAACTTCAACAGGAACTGTCTTTTTGTTGCAATCGGAGGCGGAGTTTTAAGCGACATGACAGGATTTGCTGCTTCGATGTTTAAACGCGGAGTTGACGTTGAGTTTGTTCCGACAACTTTGCTTTCTGATGTTGATGCTTCGATTGGCGGAAAAACTGGATGCGACTTTGACAGTTACAAAAACATGATCGGAGCTTTTTATCCTGCAAAAAAAATTCATATATGGAGTTCATTCATACAAAGCCTTCCGCAGAATGAATTTATTTCAGGACTTGGCGAAGTTGTAAAAACAGCTTTTCTTTTTTCTCCAGAATTGACAGAAATTTTAAAGACACAAAAAGAAAAGGTTATGAGCCGCAACGAAGAAGTTCTGCAAAAAATAATTACAATATGCGCAAAGGCAAAAGCAAAAACAGTGCATGAAGATTTTAAAGAAAAAGGAATCCGCGCGTATTTAAATTACGGACATACTTTTGGACACGCGCTTGAAACTGTAGCAGGACTTGGAAAAATAAGCCACGGAGAAGCAGTTGCCTGGGGAATTGGAAGAGCACTGGGACTTTCCTTAGACAAAAATCTTTGCTCTGCTGAATTTGCAAATGAATGCAAGTCAATTCTTTTTGACTACGGGTTCTGCACGGATCCGCTTCCACAGATTATAAAAGACATTCCAAATGCAACACTTGCTTTAGTTTCTGCAATGCACAAAGACAAAAAAAATTCTGGAAGCTGCGTAAAAGTCATTCTGCAAAAAACCGGACAATCCACATTTATAACAGAAGTTCAGGACAACGAAATTATTGAGGTTTTAAAATGATTTCAGCAAAGCATTATTTTGACTGGGCTGCAACCGCTCCAAATGATGAAGAAATTTTAACTAAAGCGCTAAAACATTCTATTGAGCATTGGGGAAATCCTTCGAGCATTCACAAAGCTGGAACCGATGCAAAAAAAGCATTGGAAACCGCAAGAAAAAGAGCAGCACAAGCTTTAGGTGTAAATGCAGAAAACATTTTCTTTACTTCTGGAGGAACAGAAGGAGATCACATTGCGATTCTTTCTGTCTTAAATCGACCGCAAAAAGGAAGCGTTGTATTAAGTTCCATTGAGCATCCGGCCCTGCGTGAAATGACAAAGTCAATGCAAAACTGCGGCTGGAAAGTTATAAATGTAAATCCAGATAAAAATGGAATTGTCTGCGCACAAAGCATTTCGAATGCGCTTCAGGAAGATACGGCATTTGTTTCAGTAATGGCGGTAAATAATGAAACCGGCGCAATTCAGCCTATTTATGAAATCGCAAAAATTATTGAAGAAAAAACAAAAGGAAAACGAAAACCATTTTTTCATGTTGACTGTGTTCAAGCCGCAGGAAAAATTCCACTGAATTTAAAAGCAAGCGGAATTGATTCGGCTTCATTCAGCGCACATAAAATCGGCGGACCAAGAGGAGTCGGAATTCTTTATCTTGCAAAAGAACTGAATTCATTTTTAAAAGGTGGAGGACAGGAAAAAACAGTAAGAAGCGGAACTGAAAATCTTTTTGGCGCAGAAGCATTTTCACTTTGCCTTGAAAAATATTTTATTTCAGAAAGAAACACTTCCGCTGAAAAAAGATTTGAACAGCAAAAAATTCTCACTGCAAATTTCATAAAGAAGCTAAAAGAAATAAAAGGCTGCGTTATAATTCCGCATTGCCGTGAAGGAGAAAAATTTGAAGCAAACTTTTCTCCTTGGGTTGTTCAAGCCGCATTTCCAGGAATTCCAGGACAAGTCATGGAGCGCGCATTAAGCGAAAAAGGATTTTTCATTTCAACAGGAAGCGCGTGTTCATCTTCGCACAAAGGCAGACCAGTTCTTGATACAATGCAGTTAACTCCAAAAGAAAAAGAAAGCGCAGTAAGATTCAGCTTTGGATTTTCAACTGAAGAAGAAGGCATGAACGAGCTA contains the following coding sequences:
- a CDS encoding methyl-accepting chemotaxis protein → MSLMKKTFLFSSVFFIFICFISIFTYGIAKRKIGRKNLSQGIRTELTTDQLMLESSVNKDITLALQMARSPVISNYFRNATDKKLQKPAFDEMAAYGKAFSSGINFWINDTDHFFYFGDKYSYTLDPNKPESYWYNMTLYKTESYNFNINYNPDVNETCLWVNAPVFSADKKPVGVVGTGIILDSFLDSVYKTVSGGGNGQLFFFNSLGEITGAADKSLVSKKALVKDQLGGLYEKIEGALEDYKDGQVYTFSLGDAEYGLCYVKILDWYLVRRIDIASGMATESSLLVMLAMFIIGMLIVSCLYTLFISLILKPLLKLRESMNKIADGDFTEKFSYKKNDEIGSLAGSLSHITATVNSLINGITEKADYVHDTNNLQQKNFDSGKEKSAAIVHELEGMKNSVSEQQGMIQSASDKIEKTTERLKGFGSIIKTQISDIEESGEQIKQLLDSVESVDKIRKFTVENMGLLSSASEKGNTHIKQVSETIQQISNDTKKLLETNKIISSISDQTNLLAMNAAIEAAHAGKAGDGFAVVAQEIKKLSEKTHAQSENVAKVIGGIIDSVQRVVEVSEVTSQIFSDIVKQVSAVDSDFKEMSGIIENENSLNISVAEKLKALSSGSASVSSGFSDMEKDTLNIASAMEKVTRRTIELVASVDASSESALAINTQLKEVSNLANKSVEQIQTLADSLEIYKIEK
- a CDS encoding META domain-containing protein translates to MKKIKIFTAVMSFAMLAFLGCKSKDTKQIEGDWNLVQYKINEKQVEFSCATISLLQDENLNIKVSGFSGVNSFSGLYKANGKKLIAEPGFISTKMMGSKEDMEFERLFLNSAVGADSWKTKKQNGKILLCIYNSTENSELIFAKASIKDATWTLTAILKNNGVQSIDADQTELPTLTFNEENTASGFSGVNYYTMDYNLYEAAKKLSFKPGASTLMDSGSKEAQELEQQFYIYLDQTATYSLFGNTLTLRSKDGKTLLEFTK
- a CDS encoding 3-dehydroquinate synthase → MNISPIDNFELLFPDNSGFDKTDILFYSGKNDLCSLYLSAENKRNRLFVTDTNIAPLCTDFISHFTDENADNIKAPSIFKKGNDTLCILGAGEKYKTIENVLEIVRAALNSNFNRNCLFVAIGGGVLSDMTGFAASMFKRGVDVEFVPTTLLSDVDASIGGKTGCDFDSYKNMIGAFYPAKKIHIWSSFIQSLPQNEFISGLGEVVKTAFLFSPELTEILKTQKEKVMSRNEEVLQKIITICAKAKAKTVHEDFKEKGIRAYLNYGHTFGHALETVAGLGKISHGEAVAWGIGRALGLSLDKNLCSAEFANECKSILFDYGFCTDPLPQIIKDIPNATLALVSAMHKDKKNSGSCVKVILQKTGQSTFITEVQDNEIIEVLK
- a CDS encoding cysteine desulfurase family protein — its product is MISAKHYFDWAATAPNDEEILTKALKHSIEHWGNPSSIHKAGTDAKKALETARKRAAQALGVNAENIFFTSGGTEGDHIAILSVLNRPQKGSVVLSSIEHPALREMTKSMQNCGWKVINVNPDKNGIVCAQSISNALQEDTAFVSVMAVNNETGAIQPIYEIAKIIEEKTKGKRKPFFHVDCVQAAGKIPLNLKASGIDSASFSAHKIGGPRGVGILYLAKELNSFLKGGGQEKTVRSGTENLFGAEAFSLCLEKYFISERNTSAEKRFEQQKILTANFIKKLKEIKGCVIIPHCREGEKFEANFSPWVVQAAFPGIPGQVMERALSEKGFFISTGSACSSSHKGRPVLDTMQLTPKEKESAVRFSFGFSTEEEGMNELIEELKNICSQFL